The genome window TTCGCCTTTTTATCAAGCACAAAGTATAAATAATCGCTCTTTGCAGGATTTATCGCCGCTTTGATCGCGCTTATCGAGACGCAGCAGACCGGACTTGGCGGAATGCCGTCGTTTAGATAGGTATTAAACTCACTCATATCACTTCTTATGCGCTCAGCCGTGATCACATCGTGTGAATAAATTCCATAGTTTAGTGTGCCGTCCATTTGCAGCCTCATGCCTTTATTTAGGCGGTTATAAATGACTGAGGCGACAAGTGGCATTTCAGCATCATTTGCAGCTTCCTTTTGAATGATCGAAGCGATCGTTAAAATTTTAAACCATTTTTTCTCGTTGTATTCGCCAAAAATTTTATTGCTGATCTCGCTTTGAGCCTTTTTTGATGAATTTACAAGATAAAAAGCAAGGTGCCTTTCGCTGATACCTATTGGAATTTTATATGTATTTGGCATCAAAAAGCCATCACTCACTGGAGCAAGGGCATTATATTCGCTATTTAGCTTAACTGGATCAAGTCCTAGCTGGGCGGCGATCTGGTTTAAAAAAACGATAGTCGTTTCGCCTGGTATTAGCGTTATCTCGGTTAAAGCTGCTTTTGATTTTGCAAGTTTTTTTAAAAAATCAACCCTTGAAATTTTATCTTGACCGATCTCTATCCAGCCAGATTGCGGAGAGCCGATAAAAAGTATGGCGTATTTGTCTATCACGCTTAAGTTAAAGTTGCGATTAGCTAAATAAGATATAATCTCGCCCACACTTCCCTTTGGTATAAAAACGACCTTGCTTGTGTTTATAGGGCGTGCCAAATAGACAAAAACACTTAGGAAAATGATGGCTACGATATCAAAAAAAATGTCTAAATATGGCTTTTTCATAAAATTTTTTATCATCTTGATTCTTTCATTTATCTTACTTTTAAAATACGGCATAAAAATTAACGATTTCGAGTTTTACGGCGTAAAATTGGAGCAATTATATATAAAATTAGATAAAAAAATAATTGCAAGAGCAAAGCAGATAAAGCTCCCAAATTTTAAGAAAGAAAGCAAGCAAAAAAGCAGCGATGAGCGCCTTTTAAATCTTAGTAAAAGCGTAGATTTTATAGATACGATTTTTCAAGAAATTTCACTTGAAAATGTGCAAATAGGAGATGATTTTAAACTAAAAATTCTATTTTTAGATGATATATTTTTTGTTGATAGCCCTTATTTAAACGTGGATATAAAATTCCAAAACGAACAGCAAGACGGAATAGATCTTTTTAGCGTTAGAAATTTAAGCTTTAAGGATTTTAATGTAAGCATTAGCGGCGAAGGGAGTGCAGATTTTGATAAAAATGACTATAAATTTGAGGGAAATTTCACCTCTCATGAGCTGCGTGGTAAGCTAAATTTTGCCCTAAAAGATACATTTTTAACCTACAAAGCTTATGATGTCGAGGCTGGAAGCATTAAAAACTTCATCGATGAGCTTGATAGACGCATAGAGCTAAATAGTGAAGTTAAAAACTGGATATATGGATACATCGTTGCTGATGATTACGAGCTAAAAGAGATAAATGGCAAGGCTGATCTAGCTAAAAATAACTTTTATCTAAATGATCTAAATGCCACCGCAAATACTAAAAATTTGCTCGTTAAATTTGAAAAAGGCTTACCAGCCGTAAATGTAGGTGAGACAAATATCACGCTTAAAAACTCAAAGCTTAAATTTGATCTTATTTCGCCTATTTACAAGGGTAAAAAGCTTGATGGCTCAAGCGTTGTGATAAATAATATCTTTGATGAAAAAAGCGCAAATTTAGAGCTTTTTATAAAGACAAAATCAATTTATGATGAAGCTATAAATGAGATATTAAAAGCCTATAAGATCGTCGTGCCAGTAAAACAGCTTAGCGGAAAAATGGATGCTAGCTTAAAAATTTTGATAAAACTAGACGAGAAAAGCTTAGAAAATTTTGATGAAAAAAGCGTCATTGCAAATGGAGAATTTAAGCTAAGTGATGCGGTTTTAGAAATAGCTGGAAGTAAATTTAATACCAAAAATGCTCTCGTAAAGCTCATAAATACGACGAATTTAAACATCGATGCTACTGGCTTTGGGCTTGAGTTTTTTAAAGCAAATGCTAAGGCCGATATAAATTTACAAAAAAGTACTGGCGAGATAAAAGGCGTGATAGAAAGCTTTGATCTAAAAGAAAAAAATGATGAAATTTTAGCCTTTAAAAATGAGCCATTTAACGCATTTTTGGACTTTAGCAAGGCTGATGAAACTTTGCTTAAGATAGAGCCATTTGGGCTTGATATGAGCTTTGGCAGTGAAAGTAAAATATCAACAAAAAATAGTAAATTTTTCATAGAAAGCTCGCCTGTTTTAAAGGAAAATGGAGTGCGTGGTTTTGATGAGCTTAGCATAAAAAGCAAGGATTTTACTGATCTTGAAATTTTTGCCAAAGAGGCAAACTTTGATTTGCCGTTTTTAGATAAAAATGGCTCAAAGTACGAAAATGACGATCTTAAAATTTTAGTCTCAAAAACTGGTGTGAAGGTAGATAGCGCAAGTAAAAAGTTAAGCCTAGACATAAAAGAAAAAGCCATAAACGTAAAAACTAAAGATCTAAATTTGCTAGTGCTTGACGATAACAAAACCAGCGAGCAAATCACGCCGCTTGAGCTTTTAGCAAAAAATGGCAATATCATTTTAAGGGATCTAAACAAGACCTTGCCATTTGCTAGCTTTAGTGCCGAGAAAAAGGGCAAAAGCACCTCGCTAAATGGGCTAGCAAAACAAGGAAGAGTTGGCTATTTTAACGATGAAAAAAGTATAAATTTAGACGCAACCGACATAAGCGGAGAATTTATCAACGACCTTTTTGGCATCAAGAGCTTTGAGGGCGGTAAATTTCGCCTAAAACTTCTTGGAGAAAGCACAAAAGATTTTAAGGCAGAGGTGAGATTTTTTGGAACATATCTCAAAGACTACATCTTTTATCAAAAGCTGCTTAGCTTCCTAAACTCCGTTCCATCGCTTCTTAGCTTTAAAACACCTGACTTTAACGACAAGGGCTTTACTGTTAAAAATGGTAAAATTTTGCTCACTAGAAATGGCGATATGATCGAGTTTTTGGCGATTGAAATGATAGGCACAAGTGCTGATATCGGCGGGCGTGGCACGATCGATCTAAAGAGTAAAAAGATAAACATCGACCTTGAGCTAAAGCTACTAAAAGACGCTAGCAGTATCATTGATAAAATTCCACTGGTAAATCAAATAATCCTTGGCAAGGACCGCTCGCTCTCAACTGTCATCGCCATACGAGGCACTACCGACAAGCCTGAGTACTCGACGCAGATCCTGCAAGACGCCCTGCTTTCGCCACTAAAGATAATAAGAAACGTGATTCAGGCTCCGTTTTTGATATTTGAGTAGTTTAAATCTACAACACACAGAAATTATAGAAAAATTATTGGCTGCTTCTAAAGCCAAGACTGGTGCTCATTTTTGATTATATATATTATCCTCGGCTCGCAAAGCGCGTAAAAAGGATATCAAAAGCTAAAGATCAAGGCTTTGATAGCTATTTTTTGATACTATAACCATTAAAATATTTTGATAAAAACATAAAATTTTACATATAAAAATATGTAAAATTTACTTCATCTCAAGGCGCATCAGATACATATCCTCGCCGTCAGTCACCTTTAAATTTTGGCTTTTGCACTTTGGGCAAGTAAAGTCATTTTCATTAAGCTCCCCGCCAAATCCACAATCCAAACACTCAATAACAATGCCTTGTAAATTTATCACAAGTTCGGCGTTTTCGCAGATCGTACCAGCCTTATAAACATCAAAAGCGCTCTGCAAATAATGAGGCTCCACTCCACTTAAACGGCCGACCTTTATCTCGATCTTGCTTATCTCTTTGGCGTTTTCTTTGGCGGCATTTTTCTCGCAAAGGCTAACTAAATTTTGAACGATACTAAGCTCGTGCATTAGCAGATCCTTGGTAGTAGCTCGCCCTTTGGCGGCTCGAGAAATCTTCTTGATTTATAGGCGTTTTCAATGATGACACGCTCGTTTTTAGCCTCCATTACCTCGCCTATTATCATCGCGTTTTGATCAAATTCTCTTAAAATTTTAAGCGCAGCCTCGGCCTCGTTCTCATCAACAGCCATCACAAAAGTGCCCTCATTTGCAAGCTCATAAGGCTCAAAACCAAATAGCTCGCAAACGCCCATAACTTCGTTTGACACTTTGATATTTTCTTCAAAAACTAAGATGTCAAATTTACTAAATTTAGCCCACTCATTTAGCACCGCACTTAGTCCGCCCCTTGTCGCATCACGCATGCACTGCGGCTTTATGCCAGCGCTAAATAGCTTTAAAGCAACCTCTTTTAGACTCTTACAGTCACTTTTTAGATCAAGTCCGAGCTCAAATTCCTCTCTTGCTGCTAGCACCACGCCGCCGTGTCTGCCAACATCTCCAGAGATTAAAATTTTAGCCCCTGCTTTTAAATTTTTAAGCTCCACACCTTCGCAAACTATTTCGCCAATGCCTGCTGTGTTTATAAAAATTTTATCGCATTTGCCCTTTGGTACGACCTTTGTATCGCCACAAACTACGCTTACACCGCTCTCTTTGCAAGTTTTAGCAAGCGAGCCAAGCACACGCTCGAGCTCTTCTATACTAAGCCCCTCTTCGATTATGAGCGAACAGCTTAGGTATTTTGCGCTTGCACCAACCATCGCAAGATCGTTTATCGTGCCACAAGCTGCGATCTTGCCGATATCGCCGCAACTAAAAAAAATGGGAGTTACCACAAAGCTATCAGAGCTAAATGCGATCTTGCCGCTTAAATTTAATATCGCAGAGTCGTTGCTTTGCCTTAAAATTTCGTTATCAAAAATTTTAAATATTGTCTCGTTTATAAGCGAGTTCATCTCCTCGCCACCGCCGCCGTGGCTTAGCATTATCTTTTTCATTAAATTCCTTAACCAACTCTTGCGTATTTAAAATATGCCGCACAAGCACCCTCGCTTGAGACCATGCACGATCCTATCGGATTTTGCGGATTGCAAACTTTGCCAAAGACTTTGCACTCTGTCGGTTTTGCTAACCCTCTTAAAATTTGCCCACAAATGCAAGCCTTGCTATCTCCCGCACTCTCTACGTTGCAGTCAAACTGCACTCTGGCATCAAGATAGGCAAACTCGTCTCTTAGCTTCATACCGCTTTGTGCTATCTCACCAAGGCCTCTCCAGACAAAGTCGCATGGCTCAAAGTATTTAGCTATGAGCTCTTTTGCCTTAACATTACCTTCTTCTTTGACAGCCCTTGCGTACTCGTTGTAGACTTCATGTGTGCCTGCATTTTGCTGACGGACTAAATTTAAGACACTTGCCATGATGTCAAGCGGCTCAAAACCGCTAATGGCAATCGGTCTTTTAAACTCATCTGCTAGCTCTTTGTAAATTTTACTACCGGTGATGACGCTCACGTGACTTGGGCCTAAAAATGCGTCTATCTTCACGTTTTCATCGCTCATTATCGCTCTAACTGGAGCTGGGACGGTTACGTGATTTATGTGAAAATATAAATTTTTAATGCCCTGCTGAAGCACTTTTTCAACCAAATTTGCACTCATTGGCGTCGTCGTCTCAAAGCCTATGGCAAAAAACATGACCTTTTTATCTGGATTTTGCTTAGCGATATTTAGCGCATCAAGTGGCGTGTAAAGCGCTCTTATGTCGTGTCCTTCGCCACGAAGCTTTTGCAAGCTTGTCTTTGAGCCAGGCACTCTTAGCATATCAGCTAGCGTGCAAAAGATCACATTATCCATGCTAGCAAGCTTACAGGCCTCATCTATGCGGCTCTTTGGCATCACGCAAACTGGACAGCCTGGGCCGTGGATAAAATTTATATGCTCTCCTACCAAGCTTGGTAGTGCAAATTTCATAATGCTATGCGTGTGGCCGCCACAAATTTCCATGATATTTAAGGGCTTTGTGCTCTCTTTTTTTATAAGTTTTGAAAGGGCTAGGATTAAATTTTTATCGCGAAAGTCATTGATAAGATCCATCAAATTTTCCCCGCGTTCATATCATCAGCGATCTTTTGATAGACCTCTAAACTCTCAAGCGCAAACTGCGTATCAATCTTTTGCATAGCGTATCCAACGTGGATTAGCACATATTCGCCAACTTTTACCTCTTCAGAGATGAGATCAAGGCTTACCTTTCTAGTAACACCTAGAGTCTCAACGGTAGCAACGTTATTTTCATCTATTTCTATTACTTTTGAAGGGATTGAGAGGCACATTATCTTAGCTCTTTTTTAAATTCCAAATAACTTATCCATTTATCGATGCCCTCACCTGTTTTGCTGTCTATCACAAAGATATCAACCTTTGGATTTAGCTTTCTAGCGTCGTTTTTCACTCGCTCGATGTCAAAGTCAAAGTGTGGCACAAGCGAAGCTTTTGTAATGAGAAGCACATCAGCAGCTCTAAACATCACTGGATATTTACTCACCTTATCATCGCCCTCTGGCACCGAAAGAAGCACAGCGTTAAAATGCGAGCCAACGTCGTAGCTTGCAGGGCAAACTAAATTTCCAACATTTTCTATAAAGACTAGATCAAGCTCGTTTAGTGGCAAGTAATGAAGGCCTTCGTGAACCATAAAAGCATCCAAGTGACAGGTCTGACCTGTGCTTATCTGATGAGCCTTTGCGCCAGCCTTTACGATGCGGTCGGCGTCTTGATTTGTCTCCAAATCGCCCTCAACAACGCCTATTTTAAACTTACCAGCCTTTATCGTAGCCTCTAAAAGCGTCGTCTTACCAGCACCAGGACTACTCATCAAATTTACACAAAGTATCTTTTTCTCATCAAGATGAGCTCTATTGTGGGCGGCCTCTTTATCGTTTTCAGAGAGAATTTTCTCTATCACGTCTATGGTTTTACTCTCGTTTAGCACAGGGTGTGCGTGAGCCTCGTGGCTATGTTCGTGCGCGTCATGAGCGTGATCTGTATATCCATCATGAGTGTGTGGGTGCGAGTGAGTGGTGCCATCAGCGTGAGTGTGAACGTGGGCGTGATTACCCATTGAACAACCGCAATCTTTACACATTTTTTCATCCTTTTTTATTAATTTATGGAGATTTTAACTCTTAAATTTAAAAATAAAATTAAATTTTTAGGATTTTTTACAAATGCTTTGACTAAATTTACCTTACTCTTTTTGCCTAATCTCATCCAACTTATCAAAATTTTTATCACCGAGTAGTTTTTTGCTATTTTTTTGGGCATTCTTTTGGATTATTAGATTCTTTAGTCTAGCTTTGCCATTATCCATCACCATCAAAACAGCATATGCATCAACGTCTTCTTCTCTCATTTCATTTTCAGTATTAGCCGCACTATCAGGTGACATATAAAACTGCTCTATGCCGTATTTTACTAGTGAGTAGCCGTCATATCTACCAGCTAAAAACACTCCATTATCTGGCT of Campylobacter concisus contains these proteins:
- the mltG gene encoding endolytic transglycosylase MltG, with translation MIKNFMKKPYLDIFFDIVAIIFLSVFVYLARPINTSKVVFIPKGSVGEIISYLANRNFNLSVIDKYAILFIGSPQSGWIEIGQDKISRVDFLKKLAKSKAALTEITLIPGETTIVFLNQIAAQLGLDPVKLNSEYNALAPVSDGFLMPNTYKIPIGISERHLAFYLVNSSKKAQSEISNKIFGEYNEKKWFKILTIASIIQKEAANDAEMPLVASVIYNRLNKGMRLQMDGTLNYGIYSHDVITAERIRSDMSEFNTYLNDGIPPSPVCCVSISAIKAAINPAKSDYLYFVLDKKAKKHIFSKTLSEHNQNIGK
- a CDS encoding AsmA-like C-terminal domain-containing protein, whose translation is MEQLYIKLDKKIIARAKQIKLPNFKKESKQKSSDERLLNLSKSVDFIDTIFQEISLENVQIGDDFKLKILFLDDIFFVDSPYLNVDIKFQNEQQDGIDLFSVRNLSFKDFNVSISGEGSADFDKNDYKFEGNFTSHELRGKLNFALKDTFLTYKAYDVEAGSIKNFIDELDRRIELNSEVKNWIYGYIVADDYELKEINGKADLAKNNFYLNDLNATANTKNLLVKFEKGLPAVNVGETNITLKNSKLKFDLISPIYKGKKLDGSSVVINNIFDEKSANLELFIKTKSIYDEAINEILKAYKIVVPVKQLSGKMDASLKILIKLDEKSLENFDEKSVIANGEFKLSDAVLEIAGSKFNTKNALVKLINTTNLNIDATGFGLEFFKANAKADINLQKSTGEIKGVIESFDLKEKNDEILAFKNEPFNAFLDFSKADETLLKIEPFGLDMSFGSESKISTKNSKFFIESSPVLKENGVRGFDELSIKSKDFTDLEIFAKEANFDLPFLDKNGSKYENDDLKILVSKTGVKVDSASKKLSLDIKEKAINVKTKDLNLLVLDDNKTSEQITPLELLAKNGNIILRDLNKTLPFASFSAEKKGKSTSLNGLAKQGRVGYFNDEKSINLDATDISGEFINDLFGIKSFEGGKFRLKLLGESTKDFKAEVRFFGTYLKDYIFYQKLLSFLNSVPSLLSFKTPDFNDKGFTVKNGKILLTRNGDMIEFLAIEMIGTSADIGGRGTIDLKSKKINIDLELKLLKDASSIIDKIPLVNQIILGKDRSLSTVIAIRGTTDKPEYSTQILQDALLSPLKIIRNVIQAPFLIFE
- the hypD gene encoding hydrogenase formation protein HypD: MDLINDFRDKNLILALSKLIKKESTKPLNIMEICGGHTHSIMKFALPSLVGEHINFIHGPGCPVCVMPKSRIDEACKLASMDNVIFCTLADMLRVPGSKTSLQKLRGEGHDIRALYTPLDALNIAKQNPDKKVMFFAIGFETTTPMSANLVEKVLQQGIKNLYFHINHVTVPAPVRAIMSDENVKIDAFLGPSHVSVITGSKIYKELADEFKRPIAISGFEPLDIMASVLNLVRQQNAGTHEVYNEYARAVKEEGNVKAKELIAKYFEPCDFVWRGLGEIAQSGMKLRDEFAYLDARVQFDCNVESAGDSKACICGQILRGLAKPTECKVFGKVCNPQNPIGSCMVSSEGACAAYFKYARVG
- the hypA gene encoding hydrogenase maturation nickel metallochaperone HypA produces the protein MHELSIVQNLVSLCEKNAAKENAKEISKIEIKVGRLSGVEPHYLQSAFDVYKAGTICENAELVINLQGIVIECLDCGFGGELNENDFTCPKCKSQNLKVTDGEDMYLMRLEMK
- the hypB gene encoding hydrogenase nickel incorporation protein HypB — translated: MCKDCGCSMGNHAHVHTHADGTTHSHPHTHDGYTDHAHDAHEHSHEAHAHPVLNESKTIDVIEKILSENDKEAAHNRAHLDEKKILCVNLMSSPGAGKTTLLEATIKAGKFKIGVVEGDLETNQDADRIVKAGAKAHQISTGQTCHLDAFMVHEGLHYLPLNELDLVFIENVGNLVCPASYDVGSHFNAVLLSVPEGDDKVSKYPVMFRAADVLLITKASLVPHFDFDIERVKNDARKLNPKVDIFVIDSKTGEGIDKWISYLEFKKELR
- the hypE gene encoding hydrogenase expression/formation protein HypE, encoding MKKIMLSHGGGGEEMNSLINETIFKIFDNEILRQSNDSAILNLSGKIAFSSDSFVVTPIFFSCGDIGKIAACGTINDLAMVGASAKYLSCSLIIEEGLSIEELERVLGSLAKTCKESGVSVVCGDTKVVPKGKCDKIFINTAGIGEIVCEGVELKNLKAGAKILISGDVGRHGGVVLAAREEFELGLDLKSDCKSLKEVALKLFSAGIKPQCMRDATRGGLSAVLNEWAKFSKFDILVFEENIKVSNEVMGVCELFGFEPYELANEGTFVMAVDENEAEAALKILREFDQNAMIIGEVMEAKNERVIIENAYKSRRFLEPPKGELLPRIC
- a CDS encoding HypC/HybG/HupF family hydrogenase formation chaperone — translated: MCLSIPSKVIEIDENNVATVETLGVTRKVSLDLISEEVKVGEYVLIHVGYAMQKIDTQFALESLEVYQKIADDMNAGKI